Within the Hyalangium gracile genome, the region GATCAACTCGGCCATCCCCTTCGTGCTGTTCGCCTGGGCCGCTCAGCGCGCGCCAGCGGGCGTCGGCGCGATCGCCAACTCGATGGCGGTGCTGTTCACAGCGCTGGTGGGCTTCCTCTTCTTCGGGGAGAAGATCGGCACGCGCCGCGCGATCGCGCTGGCGGCCGGCTTCGTCGGCGTCGTGGTGCTCGCCAGTGGCAAGGCCGCGGGCGCGAGCGTTGGCTCGGCGGTGGCCGCGGGCGCGACCGCGGCGTTCCTGTACGGTATTGGCGGGAACCTGGTGCGCAGGCACCTGAGCGGTCTGCCGCCGTCCGCGGTGGCCGCCGCCACGCTCGGCACCGCGGCCTTGATGGTGCTGCCGTTCGCCATCACGCAGTGGCCGCAGCATGAGATCCCCGCCAGGTCGTGGTTCGCCGCGGGGATGATCGGCGTGCTCTGCACGGGCGTCGCCTACGCCATGTTCTATCGCCTGATTCAGCGCATCGGCGCCGGCAGCGCGGCCACCGTGACCTACCTCGTCCCGCTGTTCGGCGTGGCGTGGGCGTGGCTGCTGCTCGACGAGCCTTTGACGTTGACCATGGGCATCGCCGGCTCGATCATCCTCGGCAGTGTGGCGCTGAGCCAGCGCTCGACGCGCTGACTCGCCGCGCCGCCTTCCCGGCGCACCCATGGCGTGCGCCTGAAGCGCTCCGAGGAAGAGATGACCTTGCGTCGTGCATCCTGCAGTTGCGGTCAGTTGCAGGTGGTGTGCACCGGCGAGCCCGTCCGGGTGTCCATGTGCCACTGCCTCGCATGTCAGAAGAGGACGGGGAGCGTCTTTGGGACCCAAGCGCGGTTTCGCCGCCAGGACATCTCCTCCATCGAAGGGCGCTCCACCTCGTTCTCCCGAGTGGGGGACAGCGGAAACACCGCCACCTTCCATTTCTGCCCGACATGCGGCGCCACCGTGTACTGGGAGCTCGGCGCCATGCCGGACTTCGTCGCCGTCGCTGTTGGCGCCTTTGCCGACCCCAGCTTTCCTGCTCCGAAGATCTCCGTGTACGAGGAGAGGCGCCATGCCTGGGCGCTGCCTACGGGGATCGAGCTCGAGCACATGGACTGAGCCGAACCAGGCGAGTGGCATAGAGTCACGGCCGTGACGGCGATCATCTACTCCGACCGCGCTGCAACCTCTCCCCATGGCCGGTTCCTTCTCGAGGCCCGCTCGCCTCACAACGGGACGATCCCCGATCAAGAGGGGCGATGGGCGACCGAGAGCGACTTCTCGTTCCGGTACCGCCAGCACCAGAGAAACTTCCGCTACCGCCTGCTCGAGCCTTCACCCGGGAGTGTCGAGCCTCGTGTCATCTGGACGCGGTGGCAGGGCGAGGAAGAGGACTCGCCAAACGAGCTCGTGGTGTCTGACGCGGGGTGGTCGGCCCTCCGGACCCACGGCTTCCGCCCCGAAGTGATCGTGGTGTCCCCATCCGGGCAAGACGTCGCCCGGGTGCGGATCCTCGACACGCGCGGCAGGCTGGAGGACGACGAGGACGACGAGAAGCCGAAGCCACGGGAGGGACGACAGCTCGAATGGCGAGTCCGGCATCTCGTCCTGTCGACCGGGGGGACGTTCTGGGCGAACCACTCGTGGCCGTACTTCTTCGAGCATGACGCCACGGCCTTCTTCGTCTGGCGGACGTACTCGGGGCAGCGACTGCTCCTCGACCTCACCCATGCGACCCTCATCCCGGAGGGCGACCCGGCATGGGCCACCCTCGAGCGCTCGATGATCGACGCCGAGAGGCGGAGCGCGTACGAGCTGCTGGCGAGCTTGTCGACGCGGATGGATGAGGTCCAGAAGCTCCTGGCGCCACGCGACTCCGAGGAGGAGGAGCAATCGCCTCTCCCGCTGAGGGAAGAGCTCGGACGCGTCGTGGCCGCCCTCCACCTGGTGGGAGTGCATCGCATCCAGGAGGGCCTGCCCTTCCTCCGGCAGTGGGAGGCGATCGATTGCCCGCTCTACTCCACGGGCAGTAATGCCTTCGGAGATCGCATCTCGGCCTGGATGCAGGTCCAGAACTTCCGCCCCATCGCCCAGCACTCCCTTCGACTGCTCGGCGAACGGCCCCAAGGGTATGCGGCGTACCACTTCCTCATCCGTGGCCAGGGACGGTTCCCGGTGCCCGAGCTGATCTCCGATAGGCGCCAGCGAGCGGCGGAGCTGGACTCCAACATGTCGGCGGAGCAGGTCCTCCGGTTGCTCGGCTCGCCGGACCACATCCGGCGACGGTCGCGCCCGGTGGGCAAGCTGCACCGCTCGTCGGAGGAGTGGGAGTACGACTTCCAGGATGGGGAGCACTGGCTGACGCTGCGCATCACCTGGGAGGAGCACCGGAGGCAAGGCCGGATCACCTCCATCGAAGAGGTGCCCGCCGATTGGCTCCGGACCGATGAGCGCGTACTGGAGTTGCTGGGCCACTAGTCCTCGTGCCGTTACAGTGGTGGCAGACACCATGCCCCCTTCCCCCGCCGCAGCTCCTTCCGACACGACACCGGGCAAGCGCTTCCTGCAATTTCCGCTGACTCGAATCGTGCTCGCCACGTTCGTCACAGCGCTCTCCGTGGGCCTGGCCGTGTCACTCGCCAGCGCCGTTGCCGGTGAGGCCGAGCGCAGCATGTGGCCGCAGTTGCTGGGAGCCGGCGCCGCGCTGGCGTCCTATGCCCTCTACGTGCGCCTCGTGGAGAAGCGGCCCGTCTCAGAGCTCTCCCCGACAGGAGCGTGGCGTGAACTCGGCATAGGGCTGCTGCTCGGGGCATTGCTGGTCGTGGTGGTGATAGGCGTGCTCGCGGGGCTCGGCGCCTACGAGGTGGTCGGCAGCAATGGCTGGAGCATGAAGCTCCTCAATCCCCTGGCGGAGATGACCCTCGTCGGAGTGCTCGAAGAGCTCCTGTGCCGCGGCATCCTCTTCCGGATCACCGAAAAGGCCCTGGGAAGCTGGATTGCGCTGGGGATCTCGGCGGTCCTGTTCGGTGTGGCCCACCTGCCGGGAGCCGGTGCCGGGATGCTGGCCATCGGGATTGCGGTGGTCGCGGGCGTGTTCTTCGCCACGGCGTTCATGGTGACACGCCGCCTCTGGCTGTGTATCGGCATCCATGTCGCGTGGAACTACACCCTGGGCACGATCTTCTCCGTCGCGGTCTCCGGGCATGAGAGTACCGGGCTGCTGCAGGGAAGCCTGACCGGTCCGGACTGGCTGGTCGGCGGCCGGTGCGGCCTGGAAGCCTCGGTGCTCACCTTGCTCGTGCTCGTCGTGACAGGGGCCTGCTTCTTGTGGAGAGCCTGGGCGAAAGGACATTTCGTTGCTCTGTCGTCCCCATGAGGACGATGCCGCTGGGCGCGTAGCCGAGCAGGCGGCGGCACGTGCGCGAGAAGTGGGCCTGGTCCGAGAAACCCGCCGCCACCGCCGCCGTGGTGAGCGAGACGCCCGTCAGCGTGATGCGCAGCCCGTGCACGAGCCGGTTCCACAAAAGCCAGGCGCGCGGCGAGATGCCGATGTCACGAAGGAAGAGCGCACGGAAGTGCTGAAGCGTCACGCCCAGATGCGACTCCAGCCCGAGCTCCTCGCCGTCGGGATCATCGAGCCGGGCGCGGAGGCGCTCGATGGCACGCTCGACGCGCATGTCGAAATCCACGCGGAGGCGGGTGCTCGGAAACGCGATGGCTTGCAGCTCCTCACCGAGCCCATCCAGGTGCAACGGGCTCTCGAGATGGCACCGCGCCGACCAGACCGCTTCACGGAGCCGGAGCGCCAGGGCCGGCTCGATCGGCGCCGCGGCACCCAGCGCCCGCGTGCGCGCGTTCGGCTCGCGATTGGTCTCCGGATCGAGCAGTACCGTGATGGCCGGACCTTGGCACACCACGCTCGAGGCGATGTCGCTGGGAATCACTACCGCCGGAGAACATACGCGGCGGCCGGAAGGCTCGAGCACTGATACATCCGCGTCGAGCCCGATGAGCAGCTTGATCACGTGCGATTGATGAAGGCTGGTGTCGACATCGAGCGAGAAGCGGGTGCCGCGAGCGTGGTTGATCGTGATGAGGGGCTGTTGTTCGATCATGTTTGCCACTGTCTCTGCCTCTCCCGGTTTTCCCGCGTGTCGATGCCAGATTAAGGACCACGGCTGACACAGGGAGATGTCAGGACTCGAGCAGCGCGGGGAGCTCCGCCATGTCGGTGAAGATCCGCACCGCGCCGGCCCGACGCAGGACTTCGGGCGCATCGTGGCCGGCCTCTGGAGGGCTGTAGCCGAACACCGTGGCGCCTGCTGCCACGCCGGCCGTCACGCCGGTGCGGGTGTCCTCCACGACAGCGCAGCGCGCCGGTTCCACGGACAGGGCGCTCGCCGCCGCCAGGTACACGTCCGGAGCGGGCTTGGAGCGCGGCTGCTCGACGCCGCTGAAGATCCGCCCGTCGAAGTACTTCATGAGGCCGACCTTGCGCAGCTGAAGCTCGATCTTGCCGCGGTCCGCGCCCGAGGCACAGGCGATGCGTCCCTCGTACCGCTCATGGATGGACTCCACCGCCGCGTGGATGTTGCGGATCGCCACCAGGTCGCGCTCCAGGGCCTCGTTGCGCCGCTGCCGGAACCGGGCGAGCCACTCCTCCGTCAACGGCTTGCCGGTGCGCGCCTCGATGATGGCCGCCTCGTCCTTCACCATCTTGCCGATGAACAGCGCCATGCACTCCAGCAGGCTGAGCTTCCAGCCCTGCTCCTCGAGCATGTCGCGCAGGACGCTCAGGGTGATGGACTCGGAGTCCACCAGGACGCCGTCACAATCGAAGAGGACTGCCTCGAACCGCCGTGAAGTCATGAGCACCAATTCATCCCATGGAATCGACAGAAGCGATTCTGATAATATGGAGCCGCCAGATACGAGGAGGACTGCCATGGGACGGTTCAAGCTGTTGCTCGGCACCATCGCGCTCGTTGGAGCGACCCTCGTTCCCGCGCATGCGGAAGCCTCCATCAAGGTGCTCGGCAACGGGTTCGGTCGCATCTGCTACGAACACGCCAAGGCCGGCCAGGCCTCGGACTCGGGGCTCGAGGCTTGCGACCGGGCGCTCACCGAGCAGCGCCTGACACCGAGCGATCGCGCCGCGACCCTCGTCAACCGCGGCATCCTCCAGATGCATGCCAGGAAGCACGCGCTCGCGCTCGCCAGCTACGAGGAGGCGCTCAAGCTGAATCCAGACCTCGCCGAGGCCTACGTCAACAAGGGCGTCGCGCTGGTAAACCTCGGCCGGGACGCCGAGGCAGTGGAGGCGATCGGCAAGGCGCTGGAGCTGAACACCGAATGGCCCGAGATCGCCTACTACACGCGAGGCATCGCCCACGAGATGCTCGGCAACGTCCGCTCCGCCTACAACGACTACCGCCAGGCCGCGGCGCTCAAGCCCGAGTGGCAGGAGCCGCAGCGGCAGCTCCAGCGCTTCTCGGTGGTTCCCAAGGGCCGGGGTTGATGCCGCGGGTGGGAGTGATTGCGCGCAAGGCTCGCGCCCTCCTGCTCGCACTGGGGCTGGCCGGGTGTACTTCGGGCTCCGCCCAGCAGGGTCCGCTGACGGATGTGCCCGCTGCGTTACGCGGGACAGCGCCGGAGCAGGCCGTCACCCTCCTACCGCTCGGTGGTCCTCTTCGAAGCAATAGCGCCGAGCTCTCCGGACTCGCCTGGTACCGAGAGCACCTCGTCATGCTGCCGCAGTATCCCGACTGGGAGGATGACGACGCCCCCTGCCTCTATACCGTCTCGAAGGCAGACATCCTCGCGCGGCTCGAGCGCACCACCTCGGAGCCCCTGACGCCCCGCTGCATTCCCTTCGACAGCGCCGGCATCGAGAAGCGCATCCCCGGCTTCGAGGGCTACGAGTCCATCCAGTTCGCCGATGAGCAGGCGTACCTGACCGTGGAGACCCGCAAGAGCACCGGAAAGGCCTTCCTCGTCACCGGACACATCGCGCCGGACCTGAGCGTGCTGAAGCTCGAGCCGTCGCCCCAGGCCTCGCTTTCCCTGCCGTCCGACGTTTCCAACGCGGGCTTCGAGGCGCTGGTGGTGAGCGAGGATCGCGTGCTGGCCCTGTACGAAGCCAACGGCGTCAACGTGAACCGCGCCCCTGCCGCCGAGAGCTTCGATCGATCGCTCTCCCCTTCCGGGAAGCTGGCTCTCCCCTCGATCGAGCACCGCACCACCGACGCCACCTCCATGGATGCGGCGGGCCGCTTCTGGGTGATGAACTACAGCTTTCCGGGGACCTCTGCCGCCTACAAACCAGCGTCGGATCCCCTCCTGGCCCGTTACGGCACCGGCCCCACCCATGCCCGGATGCCCCAGGTGGAGCGGCTCATCGAGCTACAGGTGCAGCCCTCTGGCATCGTGCTCACCGATCGGCCGCCCCTCCAGTTCCAGCTCTCCAGCGAAGCGGCACGAAACTGGGAAGGAGTGGTGCGGCTGGACGAGCGCGGCTTCCTGCTCGTGACCGACAAGTTCCCTGGGACGCTGCTCGGCTTCGTGCCAGGGCCATGACCGGCCGCGGCGAGCGCGGGTGCCCAAAGGCCTACTCGGGCTTCTTCACGCCGAGCACCTTCAGCCGATACGACAGCGTCCGCACCGCCATGCCCAGCTTCTTCGCGGCTTCCGCCCGATTCCAGCCGGTCGCGGCCAGGGCCTCCTGGAGCACCCGGGCCTCGAACTGCTGCACCCGGGCACGGGCCTGCTCCGGCTCCTGAGCAGCGAGAGCCGAGGCCTTGCTCGACCCCGCCTCGGGACGGTGCTCCCCGGTACGCAGCCGCACGGGCAGATCCTCCGGCCTGATGAGCCCTCCCTGGGAGACCACCACCGCGCGCTCAATCACGTTGCGCAGCTCGCGGACGTTGCCGGGCCACGAGTAGGCCTCCAGGAGCGCGAGCGTCTCCGGGGAGATGCCCTCCACCCGGCGCCCATTGG harbors:
- a CDS encoding tetratricopeptide repeat protein, which gives rise to MGRFKLLLGTIALVGATLVPAHAEASIKVLGNGFGRICYEHAKAGQASDSGLEACDRALTEQRLTPSDRAATLVNRGILQMHARKHALALASYEEALKLNPDLAEAYVNKGVALVNLGRDAEAVEAIGKALELNTEWPEIAYYTRGIAHEMLGNVRSAYNDYRQAAALKPEWQEPQRQLQRFSVVPKGRG
- a CDS encoding HAD family hydrolase: MTSRRFEAVLFDCDGVLVDSESITLSVLRDMLEEQGWKLSLLECMALFIGKMVKDEAAIIEARTGKPLTEEWLARFRQRRNEALERDLVAIRNIHAAVESIHERYEGRIACASGADRGKIELQLRKVGLMKYFDGRIFSGVEQPRSKPAPDVYLAAASALSVEPARCAVVEDTRTGVTAGVAAGATVFGYSPPEAGHDAPEVLRRAGAVRIFTDMAELPALLES
- a CDS encoding helix-turn-helix transcriptional regulator, with product MIEQQPLITINHARGTRFSLDVDTSLHQSHVIKLLIGLDADVSVLEPSGRRVCSPAVVIPSDIASSVVCQGPAITVLLDPETNREPNARTRALGAAAPIEPALALRLREAVWSARCHLESPLHLDGLGEELQAIAFPSTRLRVDFDMRVERAIERLRARLDDPDGEELGLESHLGVTLQHFRALFLRDIGISPRAWLLWNRLVHGLRITLTGVSLTTAAVAAGFSDQAHFSRTCRRLLGYAPSGIVLMGTTEQRNVLSPRLSTRSRPLSRRARAR
- a CDS encoding GFA family protein — its product is MTLRRASCSCGQLQVVCTGEPVRVSMCHCLACQKRTGSVFGTQARFRRQDISSIEGRSTSFSRVGDSGNTATFHFCPTCGATVYWELGAMPDFVAVAVGAFADPSFPAPKISVYEERRHAWALPTGIELEHMD
- a CDS encoding CPBP family intramembrane glutamic endopeptidase, which codes for MPPSPAAAPSDTTPGKRFLQFPLTRIVLATFVTALSVGLAVSLASAVAGEAERSMWPQLLGAGAALASYALYVRLVEKRPVSELSPTGAWRELGIGLLLGALLVVVVIGVLAGLGAYEVVGSNGWSMKLLNPLAEMTLVGVLEELLCRGILFRITEKALGSWIALGISAVLFGVAHLPGAGAGMLAIGIAVVAGVFFATAFMVTRRLWLCIGIHVAWNYTLGTIFSVAVSGHESTGLLQGSLTGPDWLVGGRCGLEASVLTLLVLVVTGACFLWRAWAKGHFVALSSP
- a CDS encoding DMT family transporter — encoded protein: MRSIDAVPVPLDAPNTQAWRTPLELALLGAIWGASFMFMRVAAKDFGAVPLVELRLGLGALVLMPFLWRARASMTLKHWPMLVLVGAINSAIPFVLFAWAAQRAPAGVGAIANSMAVLFTALVGFLFFGEKIGTRRAIALAAGFVGVVVLASGKAAGASVGSAVAAGATAAFLYGIGGNLVRRHLSGLPPSAVAAATLGTAALMVLPFAITQWPQHEIPARSWFAAGMIGVLCTGVAYAMFYRLIQRIGAGSAATVTYLVPLFGVAWAWLLLDEPLTLTMGIAGSIILGSVALSQRSTR